A portion of the Aphelocoma coerulescens isolate FSJ_1873_10779 chromosome 1, UR_Acoe_1.0, whole genome shotgun sequence genome contains these proteins:
- the TSC22D1 gene encoding TSC22 domain family protein 1 isoform X2, whose protein sequence is MAHPAMFPRRGSSSSSGSSCVTAPTAPGTGVGSAALSAEDYQPPLLVQPPPPSPAAASTAGPQPTPPHPQSLNLLSQSQLQPQPLAQAGAQMKKKSGFQITSVTPAQISASMSSNNSIAEDTESYDDLDESHTEDLSSSEILDVSLSRATDLGEPERSSSEETLNNFQEAETPGAVSPNQPHLPQQHAPLPHHPQQSVVINGSVHPHHVHHHHHLHHHHHGHHHPSHPGVGSAPVSGGPPPSPSFRKLSTTGSSDNVIPTAPVSAASSTGSLASAVSNIRTTSTPGNLGISPATGTSTLNNIGGGSSSVASNVLGTINLSNITSTGNVNALSGTGSNANVSILSGVGNGTSASSSVINNVTNPTAGMAVGSSQQQPASGTSRFRVVKLDSSSEPFKKGRWTCTEFYDKENTVAVSEGVAVNKAVETIKQNPLEVTSERESTSGSSVSSNVSTLSHYTESVGSGEMGAPTVVQQQAFQGVGPQQMDFSSTAPPAIPASSIPQSVSQSQLAQVQLHSQEVNYPQQKPGVQPPAQASLTTVTGVQPAPVNILGVSPSLGHQQPALQSMAQQQLPYSQPAQPVQTLPVVQQQQLQYGQQQQQQPVPTQMATGHVKPVNQNSVTGAMPDYIQHQQILQTPAPAMQPSSTGVGAGQPVPVAQAQGMQPSVQAHPAAAPAQPVAHAPAAIPGVAASGQILNVGQQGSVAAVVQPPSAANQIPPPVMPSTAAPPSSQVVQPVQTGIMQQGLQAGATGLPQQMVIAQQNTLLPVQPQAQGVESVVQGMTGQQLPAVSPIPSASTVPAPSQTGSAVPPGIPSASVGLGQPQNIAQASAAQNGNLAQSVSQPPLISTSIGMPVAQSVPQQMPLSSTQFPAQSLAQSIVSQIEDGRRPTEPSLVGLPQAASVESGGGASAASDGGSSSMPSSASLFPLKVLPLTTPLVDGEDERTLPVPEGGVAFSSLFLCFSQVLSVATSCRGDFGVAGISDCLLIRKHIRGH, encoded by the coding sequence ATGGCGCACCCGGCGATGTTTCCTAgaaggggcagcagcagtagcagcggcagcagctgcGTTACTGCTCCCACTGCACCAGGTACCGGCGTTGGGAGCGCTGCCCTCTCCGCCGAGGATTATCAGCCGCCTTTGCTGGTCCAGCCACCACCTccatctcctgcagcagcttcaaCAGCGGGTCCACAGCCGACACCCCCTCATCCACAAAGCCTGAACCTCCTCTCGCAGTCTCAGCTCCAGCCACAGCCCCTTGCACAGGCTGGAGctcaaatgaaaaagaaaagtggcTTTCAAATTACCAGTGTGACCCCTGCTCAAATATCAGCTAGTATGAGCTCTAATAACAGCATAGCTGAGGATACAGAAAGCTACGATGACCTGGATGAGTCTCACACTGAAGACCTGTCATCTTCAGAAATCTTGGACGTGTCTTTATCCAGAGCCACTGACTTGGGAGAACCTGAGAGGAGTTCTTCTGAAGAGACTCTGAATAACTTCCAAGAGGCAGAGACTCCTGGGGCTGTTTCTCCAAACCAGCCTCATCTTCCTCAGCAGCATGCTCCTCTGCCTCATCACCCGCAGCAGAGTGTTGTGATCAATGGAAGTGTTCATCCCCATCATGTTCATCATCACCACCATCTTCACCACCACCATCATGGACACCATCATCCATCGCATCCTGGGGTGGGTAGTGCCCCAGTTTCTGGAGGACCACCTCCTAGTCCATCATTTAGAAAACTATCAACAACTGGAAGCTCTGACAATGTTATACCAACTGCACCAGTTTCTGCTGCATCATCCACTGGTTCCCTGGCATCTGCCGTGTCTAATATCCGCACTACGAGTACTCCTGGCAATTTAGGTATAAGTCCTGCTACTGGAACTAGTACCTTAAATAATATTGGTGGTGGTAGTTCTAGTGTGGCAAGTAACGTGCTTGGTACTATAAATTTAAGCAACATCACGAGTACTGGTAATGTAAATGCTTTGTCTGGAACTGGCAGCAATGCTAATGTGAGTATCTTGAGTGGTGTTGGCAATGGTACGAGTGCTTCCTCTAGTGTCATTAACAATGTTACTAATCCAACTGCAGGAATGGCAGTGGGATcaagccagcagcagcctgcaTCTGGCACGTCAAGGTTTAGGGTTGTAAAATTAGATTCTAGTTCTGAACCTTTCAAAAAAGGTAGATGGACTTGCACTGAATTCTATGATAAAGAAAATACTGTTGCAGTTTCGGAGGGAGTAGCAGTAAACAAAGCAGTAGAGACGATAAAACAAAACCCGCTTGAAGTGACTTCTGAAAGGGAGAGCACCAGTGGGAGTTCTGTTAGCAGCAATGTAAGCACACTGAGTCACTATACAGAAAGTGTGGGAAGTGGAGAAATGGGAGCACCTACTGTGGTACAGCAGCAAGCATTTCAAGGTGTGGGTCCACAGCAGATGGATTTTAGCAGTACTGCTCCTCCAGCAATTCCAGCATCTAGTATACCACAGAGTGTTTCTCAATCACAGCTTGCACAAGTCCAGCTGCATTCTCAAGAGGTAAACTATCCACAGCAGAAGCCAGGGGTCCAACCTCCTGCACAGGCCAGTCTAACCACTGTTACTGGGGTTCAGCCAGCCCCAGTTAATATACTAGGTGTATCCCCATCTCTGGGCCACCAGCAACCTGCCCTTCAGAGTATGGCTCAACAGCAGCTGCCGTATTCGCAGCCGGCACAGCCTGTGCAGACTTTGCCAgtggtgcagcagcagcagttgcaGTATGgacaacagcagcaacagcagccagTTCCTACGCAGATGGCCACGGGTCACGTTAAGCCGGTGAACCAAAACTCTGTCACAGGGGCTATGCCAGACTACATTCAGCATCAGCAGATCCTTCAgactccagcccctgccatgcaGCCAAGTTCGACAGGAGTAGGAGCTGGACAACCGGTTCCTGTTGCCCAGGCACAGGGCATGCAGCCTTCAGTGCAAGCACatccagctgctgccccagctcagCCTGTTGCACATGCTCCAGCAGCAATACCAGGTGTAGCTGCCAGTGGTCAAATACTAAATGTTGGGCAGCAAGGAAGCGTAGCTGCTGTGGTGCAACCACCATCTGCTGCAAACCAAATTCCACCTCCAGTTATGCCATCAACTGCTGCTCCTCCATCTTCCCAAGTAGTGCAGCCTGTGCAGACAGGAATAATGCAGCAGGGTTTACAGGCCGGTGCTACAGGCCTTCCTCAGCAAATGGTCATTGCTCAGCAAAACACCTTGTTACCTGTACAGCCACAGGCACAAGGAGTGGAATCTGTAGTTCAAGGGATGActggccagcagctgcctgcagtAAGCCCTATACCCTCTGCTAGTACTGTTCCTGCACCAAGTCAGACTGGTTCAGCTGTGCCTCCTGGCATACCTTCTGCTTCTGTAGGTTTGGGACAGCCACAGAATATAGCACAGGCTTCGGCTGCGCAGAATGGCAATTTGGCTCAAAGCGTTAGTCAGCCTCCCTTGATATCAACAAGTATAGGTATGCCAGTGGCACAGAGTGTGCCACAGCAGATGCCACTAAGCTCTACCCAGTTCCCTGCACAATCACTAGCTCAGTCCATTGTAAGCCAAATCGAAGATGGCAGACGCCCTACAGAACCTTCCTTGGTGGGTTTACCTCAAGCTGCCAGCGTCGAGAGTGGTGGTGGAGCATCGGCCGCTTCAGATGGCGGTAGCAGCAGCATGCCATCCTCGGCATCCCTCTTTCCGCTGAAGGTGCTGCCGTTGACAACGCCTCTTGTAGATGGTGAGGATGAGAG